CATTAAATCTAGCTCATTAGCTTCTAGAGCGTAATCGTATATTTAAGAGTTGCAGTTACTGTTGATTAATTGCATCTCTGCGTTGTATCCACGTATaccataataggaacaatgatggatcatggagtcgactgaagtagcggaaaagaggatgccttgatgatcatgtcactataatggaatgctaacttttggttatatcttacccaggcaagccccagtacataacccctattattctgcactttattttatgcttatgcattaagtttttagaagttaaatgaaacccacttgcatgtcaggattgtgtagattgctatacTATAGGACCcgatagaagttgagtgattatctgtcactcgtgagagataaaaaatatattattattgttattacaTTACCACCATATGGAATATGTATGAATGTTAATTGGAGACTAGGCAGAATGTTACTTTGGATCTGAACTTGGtaaggcattcgagcgaggctcggattgcacttgttacgcttgtgtcgattgaggaccgtccgatgttatggatggtagttaggtcatagaGTTATTATACTGAGCACATaattgcttatgggagcaggaaggctcgttacaCTCTCATTGtgagttctggctctttccggaccgactgattataggtagggaaaggtggaggtctaagcaccatactaagaccaggtctcaagtgtAGGGGATTAGAGTCcatgtttggacggggacctagaccccgtgataggagtggaatgggttggtcttgtttgcgTCTGGGGTATAAACAGggtatgtgtttcggggtacttaactgggatacattggttcatgaatcatcaTTTGTataagacggtacgacttggctatggtctagcaccgtagtaagaactggaatacgaaagatggtaaaatagttctgattgctcaccacctgcttgaaagtagcatatgtgcttacatagaatggttagttaatgaactaatgatgactgctaataaaattgactataaggacacatgtttagtaatgcttccgtagatgcaataacccacaagccaaataagccttgcatatccttggagtcttttgttTTCCCcgtattgggtaagtcttgctgagtacaattgagtactcagggtttattttctcCCTGCCAGCGGTGATCGGAGGATACGTAgatctgactcttgtgtgtggaaacctcctggtgggctcagagaagaTTCCTTTCTCGctacgaccatagtgtttatatataaccctcactaaagatttttataagaaaaaaagaggcaaaatctgctagcatctcttgtataaaaatgtccactatataaaggctccaccatgtcattaaattaatcttgcttcctctgtaactccgataacattgttatattccgctgttataatcaattgctgTAATATTCTATTACTGtgataaagtgatgtaagaaataacttaagaatgttgtaaactttattctctcatttatgatcctgatagaaaaatatggatttttagttctctcttggggtgtgctcgacggaactacgtagtttagtgtcATTTCTTGattacttagtgtctaatggaagacgagtactcatagaaggcattagattaggccatcatgccacatcagcaatctacgactccaagcgccgccataAACTTgcgcgccgtgaggtctatatggccgagccagccgcgccttccttcctccgatggtcggagtccatCACAACCTTTGATCAGATCGACCACCCAGAAAGCGTCCCACAGCCGGgaagatatccgctcgtggtcgacccgatcatcagcacgaagtggctcaccaaggtgctaatggatggagacagcggccttaacatcatgtacgctgaaacacttgatgccatgggcatcgatcgatCGCGCATCCGACCGACCGGGGCGCATTTCCACTGCATCGTGCTTGGAAAGCAGgtcgtgccacttgggcagatcaatctacccGTCACCTTCAGGAATCTGATtaattataggacggagacccttaccttcaaggtggtcgggttccatgggaCCTACCACATCATTCTAGGACGttcatgctacgcgaagtttatGGTCGTCCCAACCACACCTAtatgaagttgaagatgccaggtccatatgaggtcatcaccatcgacacctccttccagcgtatctatgagtgcgaggtcgagtgttaCGAACACGTCACGTCAATTGTCACCTCCAAAGAGCTGGCGGacatcagggaggaggtcgtcgaagaagtGCCCAATCCCAAGTGGTCGACCGGGTCTTTCAAGCCTGTAGAGGGCGCCAAGAAGGTCttcatagaccctagtggctccaagggcaaagtggtgcgcatcggcaccacgcttttctccaaataggaaagcacgctcactgacttcctccacgccaatagagatatctttgcgtggagaccctcagacatgctagcattctgagagaagtcacggtataatatttttctctcccaataaatcaaccgtacaaatcagcacaaaCGACTTTACGAGCAGCCGAACAGAGCCTACAATTTAGCTGCAATAGTCTATTACTGATTCAAACAAATGTGCAATAGTCTAGACTTCTGATTATGTTTGGTCTGAATTCAAAATGGTTCCTGATTAATTAGGACAGTTTAATTATTAACCGAAACTCGTATCTGAATTGTGTCAGTGCAATGCCGATCTTATGATTATTCATTGGATTCAGTTTGAGTTGCTGGCCTGCAAAAGCATCTGGGTTATCAGATATATACACACTTGAAAATGCCTTGAGCAGGCAGGCATCGACATGTACAGGCCAATGCATTTTTTTTTCAGAAGAATCAAACTCGTAGAATTTAACAATTATTAGTTATCTGTAATTACGGACTGTGGCCGTGCTATGAAAAAGCGATGCGCTGTTTATACTCagtatgttcgcttgttggtttcagccagcccaaatcaaccaaccaacagtgtttttctctcataacaaaccagcaccagttaGCCCAAACCAGTCCAGAAAACAACCAGCGAACAGGATGACTGTAGGTGACAAGAATCTGCGAGCTTTGGCAACGGAGGATGCGTGGATGGAGACTTTGTACTGTAGGTGACAAGAATCTGCGAGCTTTGAATGCATCATTGCGCGCCTTCTGCTGGTGGACttcaggccatgtttagattgcctcCAAAtaccaagttttttcactctttcttcatcacattaatttttggacatatgtatggagcattaaatgtaggtaaaaaaataactaattacatagtttagttgtaaatcacgagatgaatcttttgagcctagttagtccataatcggacaaagtttatcaaatacaaacgaaacgtgctacagtgtccagattgcaaaaatttgcaatctaaacaaggcctcagttcGTTAATTCTGGCCCCGttagcttcgctgaaaaaacagatCAAAACACTATTTCAATtgattttttgtgagagaaaaatactattttaattgaaaaaacaagctgaaaaggatggattataagagaagcgaacatgaccaCTACACATACACGCCCTGTTCGCTTAGCtgataagccgtacttttttagccaacgaacaatatttttctcttacaataaatcagccaacagtactttcagccatgacttatcaaccAAGAGAACATGTTGGGAAGAATTTCTATTGCTAGTAGTTTCTGACAGCAATTCCAAGTCCTATTATCTCCTATGCTTGATTCAAATATTTGACATAGCAAAGAAAGGGTACAACCTGAATATTTGGACTTCTGAATACTAGGATCACAAGCTTGTTGAGAAGTAGACACATATGAACCACATGATCAGATAGGGATTACTCATATTCTGACTTATTCATTGAATCCATGATCTTGTCAGCAAAAAATTCTGATTACTACTAACTGTTTGCTAATTGTTTTGGACTCAGGTGTTAATAGCGGGCTGAGTTGGCGGGGTTAATTTTTAAGTGGATTTCAGATTTTGGAACTGTTTGTAAATGGATTTAAAAGGTATAAGTGATGTTTTTAGTGCTTTTTTGTATGTACCTTGCAATTATTTTAATTACTTAATTAAATAAATGATTCTGATTTTAGATGGTCAGTCTGAAGCAAATTTATGTGGTGTAGATGAGGCTCTGCCAAGTATTATAGTGATCCTTTCATCACTAAGTTATTTTTTCTTATTATTGAATCTTCATCAATTGTAGTTTCTGGTTTTTTTTTCCCCTTAAGTAGTCCTGATCTAAAGCAGTGATTAAAAACACATATAAAATATTGATAGCTAGAACACCAATGTCATTTTTTATAGATgtcaccgtagcgttagcacaggTAATATACTAGTTATTAAGTTGGTATTCTCACGGAACCTCAAGTTCACTAATACGACATAAATGATTCATCGAAGATCAAACATAACAAAATAGGTTCATCTAACACGACATAAATAGTTCATCAAACGTAACATAAATGATTCATCTAGCATGACATAAATGGTTCATCTAATTATTCTTCCGTTCATCACACCACCTCTTCAACCAAGCAAGCCTCCTGTTCTAAGGCCCTGTTTGTCTCCGCGAGATCTTATGGAAATTGCAATTATATACTTTCTCCGTTCTAATTATAAGTcacttaattttttttttatatctattttgttatgcatagatataataatatgtctggatatatagcaaaatggatgggctaaaaaatcaaagcgatttataatttgaaacggaaagAGCATAAAATATAATTACAAGTACAAAATTATACAAGTATAAACAAACAGATAGATCGTGCAACGAAGGAAGCTTTGTGTAGCATATAAACTGACGAACGTGTATCCCAAGTCCTGAATGGCCGGCTCTAAACCGAAGGAGCATACCGTATACGCTGCCATAGGCCACTGCCCATCCGCACCTGTCGCCTCCGCCCCACCGGGCCTCCTTCCGCAGCACACTTCCCCGCTGACCCGGATGGAAGCGGGCTCCTTCCCCGGCAAGTTCCCGCCACGGCCGAAAGCCCGAAACCTCCTAACTACTAACAAATCCGCACCCCAAATCCCCCAAATCACCCTTCCATTCACAGTCGCTAACCACTCCCCCCACCAGGCCGCCCCTCCTTTCCTCACGGGCCGCCGCCTTCGCGCCGCCATGCCGCGCCGAGGTAGGAGTAGGAACCCCTCCTCCGGTGAATCGCCGCCTAACCTGAAATCCCCGTCGCTAACCTAATCTCATCCGCCGGAACCCTAACCCTCGTCTCTCATCCTTTGCAGGATCCAGCAgctgccgccggcgccgccgcaacGAGGAGGACGAGGGCGACCTCCCCTCTGACGACACCTCCGACACCGACTTCGTCGCCGACTCTGGGGACGaggcggaggaggacgacgacgacagcgACGACGAGGGGTTCGCGCCCGATGAGGACGCCCCGCCTGCGCCCGCGGTGCCCGAGACGGCCCTGCCGCCGCCGGTGCCCGCGATGGTGCCGCCGGTGCCGATCCGGATTAAGAATCTGGCTCCGAAAAGGAGGCGGGGCAAGAAGGCGAGGGACGACGCGCCGCCCCTGCCGTGGGAAGAGTGGGAAGTGGCCAACGACAGTTGGCTCGACGAGCTTGAAGCGGCCGATGGCGACGGGGATGGCGAGGCCACGGAAGCCGCACCGGCGGCCGTGCCGACCGCGGACCCGGCCCCGGAGGTGGTGCTCTCGCTGCTGCGCTTCCAGAAGGAGTGGCTCGCGTGGGCGCTCGCGCAGGAGGCATCCGTCTCGCGGGGCGGCATCCTCGCCGACGAGATGGGGATGGGGAAGACCATCCAGGCTATCTCGCTCGTCCTGACTGCGCGCCGTCTCCGCCCCCCGGACCACCACTCCTCGGCCTCCTCGTCCAACTCCTCGGTGGGCCGCCCGATGGTCGGGTGCACGCTGGTTGTCTGCCCGGTGGTGGCCGTCATCCAGTGGACTGAGGAGATCGAGCGCCACACTGAAAGTGGCAGCGTGCGTGTGCTCATCTACCACGGTGCCAAGCGTGGTACTCAGAAGTTCGATTTCAACAGCTATGACTTTGTTATCACCACCTACTCCACCATCGAGGTGGACTACCGGAAGCACATCATGCCACCCAAGATTCGGTGCCAATACTGCAGTAGATTGTTTTACCCCAACAAGATGAAGGTGCACTTGAAGTATCACTGTGGGCCTAATGCTATACGCACGGAAGCTCAGGCAAAGCAGCAGAGCAAGAAGTGGGACAGCAGCAAGGGAAAGTTGAGGGGGAAGAGAAGGGTTCATAAGAAGGGTGATGAGGCGAATATGGATTTTCAAGAATTGGCTGATGAATCGGGCAGCCAGTCGAGGGGCCAATCTCCCCTGCATTCTGTGCGGTGGGAGCGTATTATCCTGGATGAGGTGATTTATGTGCCTTTCATGCTGCATTTTGATGTTTCTAAGTCTAAGTGATAAAAAATTGTCATTGCAATTAGAAAACTACTCATGAAAGTAATAAAGAAACAGAATTCTGGAACAATTGTTTTCAATTGTTTCTTTGATTTATTCACTTCAATAAGGGTTGCTGATTAGTTGATTTAATTACCAGTTATCCATCCAGCTGTAGAATTTTAAGCTGGTTTTATACTTCTAAGGAAAACACAATGGTAATCTCCATGAAAATTTGATATCATAGATCAGGTCAGAAAATGCCATCTCCACTGTATTCACAAGCTATCTTCAACTTATCATTTGTATTATTATTAGGGGTTTCTGCTGCATAGGCAATACACTAAGGAGTTATTATTCAACTGCAATCGTTGCAAGCATATTGTAGGGCATGCTTGGATCCCTTTCTAGCATCTTGCCTAGCCTCGCCGGCAAGTTGGAGAAGTAGGCATGTTTTAGATTTTATTTGCTTGGGCGAGCCAATCTGGCTCTCCTGCGCTGTCCTTGCCAGTCCTGGCCATGTTCAGCATTTGCATACGAATGGTTGCTGCACCATGTAGATAGTGCAGATGAAGAAAATTTAGCACACAGTTATGCAACTGCATGTTGTGTAGTACATCTGGTGTTATTGAATATCCTTGTTATGCCAACATCTGTCCATACCGAGATGTAGAGCAGTAGTCTTGTGTCATACGTAACCATGCAAGGGATGTTATCCGTAGACTGGTGTCAGGTCTAACCATTCATATTTTTTCAAGCATTATGTTTTCCCTTGGTATGGTTTAGTAGTTTATGGAGATAATTGGTTAATTCTACTGGAAGTGAATATTTAGAAGCGGAAGGCCATGTACTCAATTAACACAAATAGTTAGATGTGGGAAACATACTGTGGTAACTCCAGCAACGCGTAATATTTTGATGTTTTTGGATGTGTGCATCGATGTTCTGGACTTAACAATTGGACATCTCAAGATCCTAATGCTTAATGAATTACTCTTTCTTTTTTGTGCAGGCTCACTTCATAAAAGATAGACGATCTAATACTGCACGGGCTGTTTTTGAATTGGAGTCAGAATACAAGTGGGCTCTGAGTGGGACACCTTTGCAGAACCGTGTTGGAGAACTTTACTCGCTTGTCTGTAACTGATACCTGAATAAACAAATATAATACCTTCTAGATTATGAATTCTT
Above is a genomic segment from Miscanthus floridulus cultivar M001 chromosome 3, ASM1932011v1, whole genome shotgun sequence containing:
- the LOC136542369 gene encoding DNA repair protein RAD16-like isoform X1 is translated as MPRRGRSRNPSSGSSSCRRRRRNEEDEGDLPSDDTSDTDFVADSGDEAEEDDDDSDDEGFAPDEDAPPAPAVPETALPPPVPAMVPPVPIRIKNLAPKRRRGKKARDDAPPLPWEEWEVANDSWLDELEAADGDGDGEATEAAPAAVPTADPAPEVVLSLLRFQKEWLAWALAQEASVSRGGILADEMGMGKTIQAISLVLTARRLRPPDHHSSASSSNSSVGRPMVGCTLVVCPVVAVIQWTEEIERHTESGSVRVLIYHGAKRGTQKFDFNSYDFVITTYSTIEVDYRKHIMPPKIRCQYCSRLFYPNKMKVHLKYHCGPNAIRTEAQAKQQSKKWDSSKGKLRGKRRVHKKGDEANMDFQELADESGSQSRGQSPLHSVRWERIILDEAHFIKDRRSNTARAVFELESEYKWALSGTPLQNRVGELYSLIRFLQIFPYSNYFCKDCSCEILDTSMKKQCDCGHSSVRHFCWWNKYISTPIQYGSTTFQGKRAMTLLKEKVLKGIVLRRTKKGRAADLALPPKIVTLRRDSFDKNEMEFYEALYTQSVTQFDAYVDAGTLMNNYAHIFDLLTRLRQAVDHPYLVAYSKTAEHPEGMKNEGNDTMESQCGICHNLAEDVVVTSCDHAFCKTCLIDYSAALGNVSCPSCSIPLTVDLTAQNSAGKVTRSVKGRKCSGILSRLPSLVDFKTSTKIDALREEIRNMIEHDGSAKGIVFSQFTSFLDLIQFSLEKSGIKCVQLNGAMNITEKGRAIDTFTHDPDCRIFLMSLKAGGVALNLTVASHVFLMDPWWNPAVESQAQDRIHRIGQFKPIKSTRFVIGDTVEERILQLQEKKHLVFEGTVGDSPDAMSKLTEEDLKFLFQI